Genomic window (Lynx canadensis isolate LIC74 chromosome D3, mLynCan4.pri.v2, whole genome shotgun sequence):
CTCTGACAGCCTTTCACTACTTAATACTTGGTTACGACTGGCGAGTTAATAGTATTTGCTTGGGGTCCCGTTGCCGGATGCAAGCCTAAACGGTAGGTAATGAAATTAGAATTGACTGAAAGATACAAGTGGTCTTTATGTGCGTTCGTGATGCCGCTGCCTGAAGGTGTGATGCTACTGCTGGTTTTTGTTGCcgtgggtttggggttttgttctgtttttgtctcCTTTAAAAGCAGATGACAAGAATTACTTTGTTTCAGTGAtttggtgggaaaaaaataacagatgccTGTGTGTGCTGCTTCGGAGGCATCGTTTTAATTTCCTATGAGAGAGGAATAGTTCTAGCCTGTATAAAATGAGCGAGCTAGTCACATGGAGTCCCTAGGTTTGGGAAGTTGCCGAATCTAGCAATGAATACTTACAGTAGGGTAAGTAGTGTCAGGAAAAGAAGACCAGAGGGTCTAAGGAAAGACTTTGACTTTTAGGAAATGCTAGAAACTTGCCGAAAACAGGAGAATGTCTCCAGTGTATTTTAGAAGAACAACCCAGGGTCCACCGAAATACACAGAACGGGATCAAGACTCCCCCTTTATCAGACATATGGGGCAGCATCCACGGCCATGAAGGTGTTCCCTTTAGAAATGAGCCAAGGATTTACCGTAAGAAGCCACCCAGACAGCTCATTTACCTTCCATGGGACGTTACAAGCGGGAATCCCGTAGCCTCACGAGTGGGAAATTTTTACACTTTTGACCCAGCGTCAAAACCTCTGAACGGTGGTGCACCAGTCCATCAGATGTGCTGACCATCTCGGCTTGTTTGAAGTCATTAACTTttgtgcattttgtttgtttgtttcctccaGAAATGAACACGCCTGAGCATGCCCTGTGCCTGTGAGCTACCCGATCTCCTCACGACTTTGGCAAGACGACAAGGAAGGCGTGGGGGTTCTGGACTCTGAGAACACGCTCCTTccccttggccttggccttccCGCGCCCAGCCCACCATGGAGACGCTCTCCCAAGATTCCTTGCTGGAATGTCAGATCTGTTTCAATTACTACAGCCCCCGGCGAAGGCCCAAGTTGCTGGATTGCAAACACACCTGCTGCTCGGTGTGCCTCCAGCAGATGAGGACGAGCCAGAAGGACGTGAGGTGCCCCTGGTGCCGGGGCGTCACCAAGCTGCCCCCGGGCTTCTCCGTGTCGCAGCTGCCCGACGACCCCGAGGTCCTCGCGGTCATCGCCATCCCGCACGCGTCCGAGCACACCCCGGTCTTCATCAAACTTCCCAGCAATGGGTGCTACATGCTGCCCCTGCCCATCGCCAAGGAGCGAGCGCTGCTGCCCGGAGACATGGGCTGCCGCCTGCTGCCCGGGAGCCAGCAGAAGTCCGTCACCGTGGTGACCATCCCGGCAGAACAGCAGCCCCTGCAAGGCGGGGCTCCCCAGGAGGCGGCGGAGGAGGAGCCGGACCGGCGGGGCGTGGTGAAAAGCTCCACCTGGTCCGGGGTGTGCACTGTGATCCTGGTGGCCTGCGTCCTCGTCTTCCTTCTGGGCATCGTGCTGCACAACATGTCTTGCATTTCTAAGCGCTTCACTGTGATATCCTGTGGCTGAACGGGGCTGCAAGGGAAGGAAGTCTCTCGTGGGTGCCAACTGGGGGTTGAGCAGGTGTTGGTGATGGGATCGCAGTGAGGAGATGGGGGGACGACGCTGATCGTTTGGTGCCGAGCGCTGGCCTCTGGGCCTGCCGCTTGATGACCCGCAGACAGACACGAAGGGTAGATGCGAGGTCTCAACGACACGCCAGGCAAATCATTGTGAGCATTGGCGGCAACAGCTTCGAAGACGATTGCATGCATCCTcataatcatttattaaatggaCTGTAGTTtatgatttttcaaaatcatgttACGAGATAGACAGACGTATTCTACTTAGACGTTAAACCGTGCAAGTGCATACAATGTGATCTTCTCTAAATGTGGTAGATTCAAACCAAGATGCTATGTATACAGTAGAATTAAACCTGAGAATCCATGTAAAAATTCAGCGGCAACATGCAGCGCCggtttctttcccctttttaacGGAAACCCAGCCTTCCTTCAGTTGCTAAGGCTATTTATACTTTTTGAACGGCACCCACATTAAAATAAGTGAAGTGGACAGTCGTTTTTCGAAGAAAATGTCTGAACAAGTGTTTCCAGCGTGTTGTGTTTTGTTACGTACCTTCAGTTTTCTTCCCTTGTAATTAGAGCTCGCTATGTGTTTATTAAACGGAAAGCCCAACAGGGGAGCAATAAACTGAGTAATCATGAGAAATGCCTAATCCCACAGGAACCCTGTATGCCAATTTTTCTCAAGCCATCTCACGAAATAaggattttaaatgtaaatattgcgtatttgtgtgtgtgcgtgtgtgtgtcatTTGATTTACCTCAGGTTTTGAATCTTTTCAGAAGAATCCCGGGAGTAAGACTTTGTGGGCCTGAGTCCAGGGTCTGAAACGGTGGCCCCCTCTTGAGCACCGGGACCCACACAGTGAAGTGTCACTCGCATGTCACTTCCAACATTTGCTCCTCTTCTATGCATTCAAGTCCTGTATCCTGTGAGGCACGAATGGAGAGTAACAGAAGAGGTTCTGTCTCTTCTCCCGATTTGGAGGTATCGTAATAGATACGAGTGTTGTCCATCGATGCCAAACCTAGACTGGCATTTTAACAGACAGCCCATGATTACTTTTTGAAAGATACTATTCCATGAGAGCTGAACCATTTAGAATTCCGGTGTCCTCTTGTTGGTGTAAGTGAGAAAATCTCTTGTATTTCAACATACGTTGTTATTGAGAAAAGTGACAAGGTAAACTAACAACTCACATTCCCAATTTCAGTGGACCAGTTCCATCAGaagttctcaaatatttttcagtgtgtAGTAAGTCTATAGATGCTCATGAAGAAAGATCTACTGGCATCAAAGGGTAAATTCCTGTACCTGGATGTGTGTGCGTTCAGAAATAGCTATGAGTTTGACAAttctcttctaatttcttttatgGAATTCATAAAGCAAGTGTATTTGGAAGCTCAAAGTAGAAATTAGgttaaaatgccattttattgTGTAAGCTATTGGGCATTATACAACAAATAATCTAGGATTTATTTGGTATTAATAATTTAGGTATCATATTAGCTAAATACTATCCTCTATTACGTAACATAATATACTGTTGGGTTAGTGTcaatttctcaaactcttccaggCTGCCATAATGCATGTCTGACCTAATTTCTATTCctcttggagggaaaaaaaaaaaaaagaaagaaagaaaaaacacaccaaaatgtCGCATTAAGAATGCTACATTTCAAATGGGCTTTTACCCTTGCAATTTTCAGCCAGGCcatatttaagttaattttttgaaTGATAATCTACATCTGTTTACGTACAGTAGGAAATGACTGGCCCTGTAGTGTAGCGTGTCCTAGAGTTCTACGTGTTAAGTAGGTTATATATAGACACTAATGTGTGTGATGATACAGCGCCCTGTGTTTCTTAGTGCAAAGCTGTAGAATAAAAATGTCGAcgtaacttaaaaaacaatcccATGCTAGAGCTGCAGTGAAGCAGTGCAAAATTAATCGGCTCTGTGATAGATTCTTGATTTTACAGTTTAAGGTAGCAAAAACACCTAAACCAGAATTTTTTGTGTGAGACTTACTGACATGAGAAATCCTGTTTAAATGGATTCTGCCTGCAGTTATTCATGCACTGCTCGTTAAGGTGTGCATTTGTGcacacacgtgcgtgtgtgtgtgtgtgtgtgtatgtgtgtgtgtcatatcTCAGCCTGCAGATAAAGTTTTCCTAGCCTTGATGTTTTCATGATGGTTGACATCCCACTGCTCTGGCCTCTTCCGACATTTACCCACGACACTAACAACTCATCTGCCCCCTGTGACAAAAGTCCAGTGACACAATCAACCAGAAGTCACAGTTGCACATCAATGAAAAAGTCACAACCGAAAGCACAGAGTGTTGGAGCTGAAAGCTGTTGGAGCTGAAAGCAGCCTCTGCTGGCTTCATTTTGTACATGAGTCCGTTGAGGCCCACAGAGGCACGTGGCAGCTTGGAATTCTGCAGCAAAGGGGAGTCGAGAACTTTGCACTGTAGTTCTCTCTTGCTCCTGCCTAGGCCAGTTGACATCTCTGTTGGGCTATGATCTTTTTGAGGGTGGACGAATACACTTTACTAACTCAGCTATtgctttagggtttttttttttaatatatatattcattttagttAGCATCTACCTCTCTGGAAAATGACAGGAGGGTTGATTGAAGGAAGAGTatagacatttaataaaaacaacGCGATTTGAAGTTTTGAAATTGCAAACCGTTggttcccctcccccttcttatATAAAGGACAATGAGTGTTGTGTAAATAGTAAACCTTAAGAAGCAtgaattttcatctttattaatgATCTTGACATAAGCAAGAGAATGCTTAATATGTTAAATAGAGCCAAGTATGCTATCAAAACAGCATTGTCTTTGGAAAATTTTTGTGTAGTGACCTGGGGCATAAGTTGTGATGAAAAGGCAAATTAGTTCTCAGTTCCGGTCATAGTTTATGATTAGAAAGCTAAAAGgtattttctttaagaatataATTAAGTTTAATCTTGCGCATGACTTAAGAGTAGGTCCCTTGAAAGTTAAACCATATGCTGGTGCAGCCTTTGAGATCTAGTCTGTTCAATAGAACTTTCTCTGATGATGGAAATGGTTTATAACCTCTGCTGTCCAAgatagtagccactagccacattgGCTAGTGGGCAGTTGGAATGGGGGGAGTACAACTGAGGAGCtggcttttgtattttatttaattttaagttatttaaacatAGTCACTCACAtatggctggtggctaccatagTGGACAGTGCAGTtctggaggggtgtgtgtgcactGGGATCTAGCATCAGAGTGTTAATAGAGTAACAGAGTAAGGCCAAGAAGACAGTTTGTGGTTTAGTAACATGCAGTTGGTTGAAAAATTCCTTTCTGGGCTTAAAAAGTATATGATCTCAAGTATGACAATAAAAATGTACTGATCGCCCTTAGGGGTTGTTACTTACGTACGTTGGGCCAAAGAATGATCAGCGAAGCTTAAAGAGTGCTTTATGAAGCCCCTTTTCTGGGATCATTAGCTGCATGTGAATCTATCGTCCCCAAATAGTAGTTAGACAGTAGCTGTAAAATGTTTGACTTGCAAGCTATGCATGACCTGTACTGTGAAACTGTGTTTAGGGTCTTATGTCCAAAAAGTAAAtgttacagattaaaaaaaaaaaaaaaaaaaagtcaaatgaaattcCTCTTCACTTCTATCATCTTACTCAAACTTCTCACTGCATTAGTAAGGTGTGAAATGTAAGAGCAAGCACGTTTTGCAGTGTTCATAGAGGGTTTTCGTTTGCCCTTGAAGTCTGCCAGCTTGTCATTGTATTTGGTGTGGGCATGTGTGGGCATCCTTTTTCAGGTGCCAGACTAAAACATAGGTACGATTTTAGAATGAGATTTGACACTGTTTTATAGTCTCtttggtttttcctttcagttatcACTGGACAAATTAAAAATTTGCAGCCTTGctcaaagacttttattttttacattaaaaaacattgcCCATGGAATTTAAAGGCTTGAGGGttattaaaatgactaaaattgcTTTTTAAGTGAGTAGCGGAAAGCAGAAAATTCCATTGGGAATACGTTTTCATAGAAAGATGAGACTCTTCCTGATCGTATGGAATTTATTCCAGTCTAGATTTCATAAACATCGCATTTGTTTCGACTGAGCAGAAtcggtgaattttttttttccctagaactCATCCGTGGGCATGACTGTTCTTTTTAGCTTGGTTTTTTGCCAAAATGGTAGTTTTTCTTTAGGCTTAAGAGGAACTTAGAGGTCTAAAGGCTATTGGTATGAGGAGTGATATCGAAAAGGTTTGAATTTCTATCTTATCTGAGAAGAATGCTGCTGCCAGCCAATCAGTGTTTTCTTTCCACACAAGAAGTCACCAGTCAGTTGATCTGTTGTCCCGGACCTGGAAGGAAAGACCGTTCCTTGCCATTTCCATCGTTACCAGTAAAACATCACTTACAAGGTAACCCTTACCAAAACAGAAGCTCCAAAGAATTAAGTGATCAAGATCATTCAGTAACTATTGAAAATAGTAGTCTATTTCAAAAGCAATGAAGAtcagttaaattttattaagcatgaaatacttctaaaaaaaataagtggcaaTTCaagccattgattttttttttctgacctgaTTCACTGTAtagagatatatatctatatctgcaCATGTAGGTATAGACATATATGTAGATACACACACAATGTAGCTGTAATAAGAgttaaaaaatcaagtaaaaatgtTATTAGTCATGTCTTCCCACTTGTGGGTTATATGATGTTGAATTTAGATGTTAATTTCTTAGCACATGCTATAGGCTGCATACATTATATCAAACCAACCACCTTTGGGAATGTCtatagaaataaacccatgagacttttcaaatatacaaagaGGTGGGTTCTACTGTATACATTTTATTGGAAAGCCATTGATGACTGAAGAACATAAACAGGTGGGGCATTTAATTTCTGTCTTCCAAATGGCTTGTTTTTTGGCTCTGCTCAAGCATCATGCGGGGAGTACCATTATTCCTGAACTCTTGCAACATGGCTCCGATTTCTCTGCACAAGTTTCCTTGCACAGTTGGGCcaatgggtttttctttttttttcctttttttttttcttcaggattcACTGCCTGGGGTATCCCACTATGTATCTCTCACTTGTGATGTAGTGGTGCTTGAAAACACTCATCTCGTTAGCTGGACTTTATTATTCTAGTCTAAGATTTTTGATACTATTCATATTATGATCTTTTTAGGGACAATCAGTAATATTTGGGGCAAAGTACAGAGGAGTCTCTCAAAGTCTGTGACagcatgtattttctttgtttttctggggGTGCTCTCATAGCTGTCCCTGTTCTTCTAGAACACTGCTCTAAATTCATCACCACAGGATGTAGGGCTAATAGCTCATGTGGAAGTTTTCTGTGTTCTTCCTGTGAGTTACTGGGTGATTCTAACAAGAGTTTTCCAAAGGGACATTCGATTTTTAATTTGACATTTGCTTTTTGAGACTCCAGAAGTAAGACAGTTGAATGTGTTGGTGGTAAAGGAGCATGGGCTATAAGAAGGAGGAAATAGATGAGGCAGATGCCCCCATGAGGGAAACAAGTATCAACCTCAATCTGTGTCATCTCTATTTAAGCAGTGGGAGAACAGGCTGCTGTCTTACACTGTGCCTCAGAAAAGTCCTGGTCTGATGTTTCTGGCTGAGAGACAACCCACCCACTGTGTGGGAGCAGTGGGGACGTGATCTTGGATCTATAGCAATAGATAGGCAGATCTGCCCAAGATGGTGAGAAAATACTTGCATAAAAGGAGGGAAGTCTATAATGGGATTATGGGTCCAAAACCAAATATAAAGGAGCTGAAGGTCCATCATGGCAGAAACcagctgaagaaaaaaacacaaggacAACTAGGAATAACTTAGCCAAGCACAATTTGTCATTCTAGAATGGCCTACCGAATTCAGTTCAGGGTGTTGAAGTTGAAGACATCTAGGGAATGGGCTCAGCTGATGAGCGGATCCAAGGAGGACCCCTGGGTTGTCCCCACACCGGTCAATTTGAGAGCTTGCTCTTAGAGGTGGTTGCTGAATCATTACAGACAAACTCTCACAATGGCCTCTTCACAGTGGAATGCCATGCCTGTGCCTGTGGATGTATCCTGACTTGAGTAGGTTGATACTATTGGGAAGACTCGTTCGAGACTATTTTGGTTTTTCTCCTGGTTGttgtcatttattaaatatatagtttttatacCACCACGTGTTCCTGTTTGCCTCACTTGACGGTTGCAGGTGGGGAGGCTGGTTTCAGCGTGGGGCAGAGGAACTCCCCGACGTAAGCCATGCAGCTGCTGCACGGGGTTCCTGCCCTTCTTCCAGCTCCACTGGTGGGTTCCCTGGCCCTCTGGATAACTAATACTCCAGTCAAATGGCTAGATTAATGCTGCTCAGAGGCTAACTCAAGTCCTTGACGTGTTTCATTTACAATTatgtggattatttattttgggagctTTTCTTTTAAAGGGCCAAATAGCCCTACAGATAAATGAGCTGCTGGGCTGTGTagaaaatattgttcaaatgttgCCAAATAATTGACTTTGGAAGGGGGATATCAAGCTGCTGTTTATAAATCTGAATGTCTTAAAAGcactcttgcttgctctctctgttgTAGATGGTGTCTTAGCAAGTCCTGAGGTTTTCCAATGAACCCCATTTTAATATATGGTATTTTTGTATGCCAAACTGGTGTCTTGTCCTTTGTATATGTGGTAATGTTGATTTTATGACTACTGTTAAAACACATTTGCTATGATTAAAATTCATAAAACGATTTCAAATAGACTCACgcgtttgtttcttttttcttcccactccacggagaaaaaaaaaaaattggctagaATTTTCATCATCAGCTAGTCTAAGAATTTTAATAGACTCAGGTAATAAAGCAACAAGGAGCTCCCGAGCCAAGAATTTTAAGTGGAGGTGACCTTCAAGTGGCTCCTCTGAGAAGCCAAAGCACGCATTTGTAATGAGTAAGCCCAAACATGGTTTTGCAACTTGGGTTTTCGTGGCTTCTGGTGGCCCtacctttctcttctgtttagaAACGGCATTGTGTGTGTCCGACCCCAGGTGGACCATCTTATTGTACTATGTGTAGAACAACTTCACACAGGCTCCTGTGTAGTGAGAGGTCTGTCTGGAGAGGTATCTTTCAGTATATGTTTTCATCAGTGGGACAGAGTGTTTTGgagagcctttaaaaaatatatatttatttcttttgagggggaagggcagagagagagggagcgagagaaccccaagcaggcctgcactgtcagtgcagaaccctacacggggctcagtctcatgaacctggagatcatgacctgagctgagttggacgcttaaccaactgagccacccaggtgtccccggaGAGCCTTTTTTGATAAAAGCATCCTTTCAGTAACTCTGGATCACATGAATGAATTTCAATTTAGTTTAGCAAGTGGCCTAATCCTGCTTGAGGGGTCATCAATGATCTGATACGCATGCATGCTAGAATAAGCATGACCAGGCTCTCTCTGGACAATTCAAACATAATCCCCATAGTTTTAAAAGTGTGAGATTACTGTGATTCAATACCCATTTCTTGTATCAAAAAGCAAGCTTTGTATTAGGGAGTCCagatttttgaaaatgagaaatttatttaGCATATTTTAGAATTCCTGGTAGGGATTTCCCTGGTCTTagagcgtgtgcgtgtgtgtgtaggggggggtgtggggtgtgggtgtgttggggaggggagggattcCCTTATTGTTAGGGCTGCTTTCTCATGcttgaatttttctttcagctGGAGAAGGAGTCGactgggagggggcagaaaggcATGTAAGGCATTTATTAAATAACTTACGCTCTTCCATTCCAGAACTGGATTGATTGCGCCTAGAGCCTTATCTGGAGACTTCTCTGTAGACTTCGTGGGAACTGGGTGAATGAGAGGGGATCACAGGCGAGCCCCACGTGCATGTCTTGTCTGAGAATGCCCGTGTTGGCAGTCTCTTCAGATGCGACTCTGTTCGGAAAGCACAGGTTTTCTGCCTCTGGGTGTAGGGTTGGACGAAGGTCGGGGTGGCGGGGGGATCCTGTATCCACTCCGAGGTCTTTGCCACCCTGGCCCCTCCCAACAACGGGGCACTGCGCATGAGCAGCGAAGGGTCGGGAGCGGATGGTAGAGGACGCCAGGAAGTGATGGGAGCCAGGCCTGGTGTCCACGGCATATGCCACCACCCTCACCTTCAGTCCTTACATACGTGTCGCCTCCAAATATCCGGCCAGATTTCCTGAAACGAAAGCCTGTCTGTCTGCCAGTGCCTTGTTTTTCTCAATGCTTTTGTTTCCAATGATGACTCTTGAAGAAAAAGCCATGTTCCATGTACATAGGATAGCACCAAGCTGGGTAGATGGGAGCTGGGGGCAAAGGAACTGAGATCCTGGGAGCGGACTGagcctctggttttctttttatacgTTTGAAAACTTTTGCACCATGCTTGACCCAGAAAACGCTGTAGCTGCAACTGAATTCAGTCTCTCTCattcctctttctgctccccGCATTCCCCACCTCTTCACACTATTTTGCCTCGATAAATGAATGCTTCTATTATTGTTTGCAAGGGCAGGTGAATGTGGAGgtgcgcatgtgtgtgcacacatgcatgtgtatgcgTATGGTGCGTGCATGCACGCATAGGAACACTCGATGTTCATATGAAATGCATGTGAACATTTCACAGACTCTTGGCACAGAGGTTTTTAAAGGTTGAAAAAGTGAAGATCTTTAGAGATAGATCAGAGTAGAGGAGAGTACACCAGTTGGGCTGTAAAGAAaggataatttatatataatcacTTGGGAAAATAGGGAGGAGGAAGCTCCCCTTGGGCCATTCATTCCTCCACGTTGCATTTCCGATGCTTGCCAGGCACTGATGCTGCCAAGATGAACGAGATGGAAATGGCCCCATCCTCTTGGACCTCACAGTCCTGTAGGGAAGACaggcattaataaataaatactgttggGGCGCCAGGGTAGCTCAGCCGgtcaggcatccaacttcggctcaggtcatgatcttgcaattcatgggttccagtcccatgtcgggctctgtgctgacagctctgagcccggagcctgctttggattctgtgtctccctctctccctgcccctaacccatCTGCattcggtctctgtctctctcaaaaataaacaaacattttaaaaatacatacatacatacatacatacatacaatttatGGCCATTGCAGAGGTATGTGGTGTTTAAATGCACATAATAGGGAAGAGGTCAGGCTGATCTGGTGGGTTCAGGGTAAGGCATTAGTCAGaaaaggctttctggaggaaatGGCTTCTAGAATGAGATCTGAAGGATAAATTGGGGTCAGCGAGAACCATTTGTGAAAACACATTCAAGAAGGGACAATAAGAGACAGAGGAGGCATGATGCCTTTTATGGAGGCAGAGTTGGCTTTTCTTGCCAGGCTCCCTGCCATCTGTGCATTGCCTTATGCCGTGTTGCATGGCGATTGATGATATTTCAGTATGACTCTCCAGTCCCCAGAAATAGCCACAAAAGAACGTTTTACAAAAGCACAGCCATGGGGTCTGTTTCACGGGTAGTTATTTTCATCAGACATCACTGTATGTGAAACCGGCTCCACAATGAACATTTCACCTCGCTGTGCTCACAGAACACGTGGTTGTTATCCGCCTGTGCCATGTGCAGAAGAAAAGGACGCGTCGAGTCTTTTGTACCAATAGTTGTGCTATTAGTTTCTGAGCCAAATAGGTGTCGAGTCTGATCTTGCTGACACAGGCTATGGGTCAACCGCTATCTAAGATCATGTCTTGAGAAAAGCATTTCCCAAGCTGTATTTTGAGATAGTTGTAGGTATtatgtgaaaaatgttttgtgGTTAAATAAACTGGGATAATACTGggttaaacagtttttttttcttaattgcagAACTTTTCAGAGACTTTAACGTACGTAGCatgttctctagagaaacagaaccaatagggtatgtgtatgtgtgtgtatactctctctctctctctctatgtgtgtgtgtgtgtgtgtgtatacatatatctatataaatctatcatattgtatatgtatctatctataagagttattttaaggaattagctcATGAAATCACAGAAGCGGTCATCTTCAGAGTAAACCAGTACGCTGCAGACCTAGAGAAGGGTTAATGTTATAGCTTGAGTCCAAAGaagtctgctggcagaattccctcttcctcggaggtcagtatttttttctctcaagatcTTTGATTGAATGGACCCACCCACACTATGGAGAACAATGGGCTTTACTCA
Coding sequences:
- the RNF152 gene encoding E3 ubiquitin-protein ligase RNF152, which encodes METLSQDSLLECQICFNYYSPRRRPKLLDCKHTCCSVCLQQMRTSQKDVRCPWCRGVTKLPPGFSVSQLPDDPEVLAVIAIPHASEHTPVFIKLPSNGCYMLPLPIAKERALLPGDMGCRLLPGSQQKSVTVVTIPAEQQPLQGGAPQEAAEEEPDRRGVVKSSTWSGVCTVILVACVLVFLLGIVLHNMSCISKRFTVISCG